In the genome of Chelonia mydas isolate rCheMyd1 chromosome 26, rCheMyd1.pri.v2, whole genome shotgun sequence, one region contains:
- the LOC122463871 gene encoding collagen alpha-3(VI) chain-like isoform X1: MQGMVLFKRWLALFLLAVGAGGARTPGLCPLHLLIGLDVTDYQQSSLHQYLEGTIRELFSLSRVSCAQLNLTLSIQSVDKGGEVLFRARLAKYQHDTLQQLRVAHTFRRSYLNQPSLRSHLEMSQRLPESNKVLLLFTDGLDDDVKKLEEMSAALQVQGQLDALVTIAMNNATNVEELQLIEFGRRFRHSQQLSMESPEIGSVLAQELLAVSEKKCCHPCPCTCIGLPGLRGPLGAPGRKGRKGAKGLVGDHGHYGHSGEQGLRGLQGSWGTQGCPGQCGPKGLPGYPGEQGAPGEAGYDGIPGEKGEAGLSGNPGKRGSRGRQGRKGSRGLRGIAGPPGSPGNTGNPGRSSPERGAPGRKGERGIQGASGPQGSPGPPGSQGPTADPSTCLKGQKGAQGRRGITGAPGTAGEKGYQGAQGLRGLRGTKGVAGHPGCRGAQGLSGDVGSPGNTGPTGFQGEKGQAGARGEKGDTGSLGPKGAPGDSGCDKRGFPGRKGSKGYRGGQGDPGAQGERGDKGGRGDKGWKGLHGSRGPLGRRGDQGLHGSMGPPGEMGLKGLPGVPLFTPCELIASVRENCDPDSLACPLFPTELALVVERSANVTPAEFGRMKDALAFLLRDLRISQGNCPAGARVALLSYASTPTYLLRFTDMQQKGPLLRLVGDLSYVRSTQRGRLVAAMRFVGRNTFKRVRPAFLGRKVAVFLTSGRGQAQEGIGKVALEYVALGIIPVVVTFSSLPGVEQAFQMDETFRVVQLAAADSSRDVEALREAVFLCTLCFDMCKPRNCTKEPLLQNPRGLDLDLALLVDNSPLALPVGSLGKVTHLFSSILDHLKISPYPEQPDSGTSVSLVLTGPSRAHLASGEVLWEFPFTHHGSRERIKEHLQLSLVAREAAMPASQAMAWTLRQAFWESPSRTLRVLFAVVTRETDLWDQETLPELSRFAQCGVFAMFILALGPEGAGRQEGIVPELLAFPAWRYHFLRLGSVQEPEMEYAERMVLGFLRNLLVESRRRPLEHTSARCQMALSPTNPSDMPPPPVTPDRVSKPGAVPQDGMETTTISLSEVRGVVEGGDPCFLGKDSGIKCTSYSLLWYYRVDTGSCNRFWYGGCAGNANRFNSEQDCIRVCIDRSTSAAGLGEEKNLTQAVCLEDRDAGPCHSFALKWFFNKTQPVRCTPFWYGGCEGNGNRFETQELCESICLPLAGQMLLQQSAGESLQADESRPGCASGADV, encoded by the exons ATGCAGGGGATGGTGCTGTTCAAACGCTGGCTCGCTCTGTTTCTGCTCGCTGTTGGAGCTGGAGGGGCTCGGACTCCAG GACTGTGCCCCCTGCACCTGCTCATCGGCCTGGACGTCACTGATTACCAACAGTCCAGCCTGCACCAGTACCTGGAGGGCACCATCCGGGAGCTGTTCTCCCTGAGCAGGGTCAGCTGCGCCCAGCTCAACCTCACCCTGAGCATCCAGAGCGTGGACAAGGGCGGCGAGGTCCTATTCCGAGCCCGCCTCGCCAAGTACCAGCATGACACCTTGCAGCAGCTGCGCGTGGCGCACACCTTCAGGCGCTCCTACCTGAACCAGCCCTCCCTGCGCAGCCACCTGGAGATGAGCCAACGCCTGCCAGAGAGTAACAAG GTGCTGCTCCTGTTTACGGACGGGTTGGACGATGATGTGAAGAAGCTGGAGGAGATGTCAGCCGCTCTGCAGGTGCAAG GCCAGCTCGACGCACTAGTGACTATCGCAATGAACAATGCTACCAACGTGGAAGAGCTGCAGCTCATTGAGTTTGGGCGAAGGTTCAGGCACAGCCAGCAGCTGAGCATGGAGAGCCCCGAGATTGGCTCTGTTTTGGCTCAAGAGCTG CTGGCTGTGTCGGAGAAGAAATGCTGCCACCCGTGCCCCTGCACCTGCATTGGATTGCCAGGCTTGCGAGgccccctgggtgctccagggcgcAAG GGGAGGAAAGGAGCCAAGGGGCTGGTTGGAGACCACGGGCACTACGGACACAGC GGGGAGCAGGGACTGCGGGGGCTCCAAGGAAGCTGGGGAACCCAGGGATGCCCAGGCCAATGCGGACCCAAG GGACTTCCAGGATACCCTGGAGAGCAG GGAGCTCCTGGGGAAGCTGGATACGATGGCATCCCCGGGGAGAAG GGGGAAGCCGGCCTCTCTGGGAATCCCGGGAAAAGAGGATCCCGCGGGAGGCAG GGGCGGAAAGGCTCCCGGGGTCTCCGTGGCATCGCAGGGCCTCCAGGATCCCCCGGCAACACT GGAAATCCTGGGAGAAGCAGCCCCGAGCGTGGAGCCCCTGGAAGGAAGGGCGAAAGAGGCATCCAG GGGGCCTCTGGTCCACAGGGCAGCCCTGGGCCACCTGGGTCACAGGGGCCAACCGCAGATCCG AGCACGTGCCtgaaggggcagaaaggagccCAG GGCAGGAGGGGCATCACAGGTGCCCCAGGCACtgctggggagaagggctacCAAGGTGCACAG GGGCTGCGAGGTCTCAGAGGGACAAAGGGCGTCGCGGGTCACCCAGGGTGCCGTGGAGCTCAG GGGCTTTCTGGAGATGTGGGCTCCCCAGGAAACACCGGCCCCACTGGTTTCCAGGGTGAGAAG GGGCAGGCTGGAGCAAGAGGTGAAAAAGGAGACACAGGGTCTCTGGGGCCCAAGGGGGCACCG GGGGACAGTGGATGTGATAAACGAGGATTTCCAGGGAGGAAGGGCTCAAAG GGGTACCGCGGAGGCCAAGGAGACCCTGGTGCTCAG GGTGAAAGAGGCGACAAAGGTGGCAGGGGGGACAAAGGTTGGAAGGGCCTGCATGGATCCAGG GGGCCACTTGGGCGAAGGGGAGACCAAGGGCTGCATGGAAGCATGGGACCTCCAGGAGAGATG GGTCTGAAAGGTTTACCTGGAGTTCCCCTCTTTACG CCCTGTGAGCTCATTGCCTCCGTCCGAGAGAACTGTG ACCCCGACTCCCTGGCCTGCCCGCTCTTCCCCACCGAGCTGGCCTTGGTGGTAGAGAGGTCCGCCAACGTCACTCCCGCCGAGTTCGGCCGGATGAAAGACGCCCTGGCCTTCCTGCTCCGGGACCTGCGCATCTCCCAGGGCAACTGTCCTGCCGGGGCCCGCGTGGCCCTGCTGTCCTATGCCTCCACCCCCACCTACCTGCTGCGCTTCACCGACATGCAGCAGAAGGGGCCGCTCCTGCGGCTGGTGGGGGACCTGTCCTATGTGCGCTCTACCCAGAGGGGCCGCCTGGTCGCAGCCATGAGGTTCGTGGGCCGCAATACCTTCAAAAGGGTGAGGCCAGCCTTCCTGGGCAGGAAGGTGGCAGTGTTCCTGACCAGCGGCCGGGGCCAGGCCCAGGAGGGCATTGGCAAGGTCGCCCTAGAGTATGTGGCCCTTGGCATCATCCCGGTGGTGGTAACCTTCAGCTCCCTGCCGGGGGTGGAGCAGGCATTCCAG ATGGACGAGACGTTCCGAGTGGTCCAGCTGGCAGCTGCGGACTCGTCCCGGGATGTGGAGGCGCTTCGGGAAGCTGTGTTCCTCTGCACGCTGTGCTTTG ATATGTGCAAGCCCAGGAACTGCACGAAGGAGCCCCTGCTGCAGAACCCGCGGGGGCTGGACCTGGATTTGGCTCTGCTGGTGGATAACTCCCCACTCGCCCTGCCAGTCGGGAGCCTGGGGAAAGTCACCCATCTCTTCAGCAGCATCCTGGACCATTTGAAGATCTCCCCTTACCCTGAGCAGCCTGACAGTGGTACCAGTGTCTCCCTGGTGCTGACGGGGCCATCGAGGGCTCACCTAGCTTCTGGAGAGGTCTTGTGGGAGTTTCCTTTCACCCACCATGGCTCTAGAGAGAGGATCAAAGAGCATCTGCAGCTCTCACTGGTTGCCAGGGAGGCAGCGATGCCGGCCAGCCAAGCCATGGCATGGACCCTGCGCCAAGCATTCTGGGAGAGCCCTTCACGCACGCTACGGGTGCTCTTTGCTGTGGTTACCAGGGAAACTGACCTGTGGGACCAGGAGACGCTGCCAGAGCTGTCCCGCTTTGCCCAGTGTGGGGTGTTTGCCATGTTCATCCTAGCCCTGGGCCCggagggggctggcaggcaggaagggatCGTGCCAGAGTTGCTGGCTTTTCCAGCATGGAGATACCACTTCCTGCGGCTTGGCTCAGTTCAGGAGCCGGAAATGGAGTATGCAGAGAGGATGGTTCTGGGGTTCCTGAGGAACCTGCTGG TGGAAAGCCGACGGCGTCCCCTGGAACACACCAGCGCTCGGTGTCAGATGGCACTCTCCCCCACCAATCCTAGTGATATGCCTCCACCGCCAGTGACCCCGGATAG GGTCTCCAAACCTGGTGCTGTGCCTCAAGACGGGATGGAGACCACCACCATCAGCCTCAGTGAGGTGAGAGGTGTTGTGGAAGGTGGAGATCCGTGCTTCCTGGGCAAAGACTCTGGCATCAAATGCACCAGCTACTCTTTACTGTGGTACTACCGGGTGGACACGGGTTCCTGCAACCGCTTCTGGTATGGTGGCTGTGCTGGCAATGCCAATCGGTTCAACAGCGAGCAGGACTGCATCCGTGTGTGCATTGACAGAA GTACGAGTGCAGCTGGGCTTGGGGAAGAGAAGAACCTGACTCAAG CTGTGTGCCTGGAGGACAGAGACGCAGGCCCCTGCCACTCCTTCGCCTTGAAGTGGTTCTTTAACAAGACCCAGCCTGTGCGCTGCACCCCCTTTTGGTATGGTGGCTGCGAAGGGAACGGGAACAGGTTTGAGACCCAGGAGCTGTGCGAATCCATCTGCCTGCCCTTAGCAGGGCAGATGCTACTGCAGCAATCCGCTGGGGAGTCCCTGCAGGCTGACGAGTCCAGGCCTGGCTGTGCAAGTGGGGCAGATGTGTGA
- the LOC122463871 gene encoding collagen alpha-6(VI) chain-like isoform X2, which yields MLPPVPLHLHWIARLARPPGCSRAQGEERSQGAGWRPRALRTQRGAGTAGAPRKLGNPGMPRPMRTQGTSRIPWRAGSSWGSWIRWHPRGEGGSRPLWESREKRIPREAGAERLPGSPWHRRASRIPRQHWKSWEKQPRAWSPWKEGRKRHPGGLWSTGQPWATWVTGANRRSEHVPEGAERSPGGASQVPQALLGRRATKVHRGCEVSEGQRASRVTQGAVELRCRLSTPRTLQGLSGDVGSPGNTGPTGFQGEKGQAGARGEKGDTGSLGPKGAPGDSGCDKRGFPGRKGSKGYRGGQGDPGAQGERGDKGGRGDKGWKGLHGSRGPLGRRGDQGLHGSMGPPGEMGLKGLPGVPLFTPCELIASVRENCDPDSLACPLFPTELALVVERSANVTPAEFGRMKDALAFLLRDLRISQGNCPAGARVALLSYASTPTYLLRFTDMQQKGPLLRLVGDLSYVRSTQRGRLVAAMRFVGRNTFKRVRPAFLGRKVAVFLTSGRGQAQEGIGKVALEYVALGIIPVVVTFSSLPGVEQAFQMDETFRVVQLAAADSSRDVEALREAVFLCTLCFDMCKPRNCTKEPLLQNPRGLDLDLALLVDNSPLALPVGSLGKVTHLFSSILDHLKISPYPEQPDSGTSVSLVLTGPSRAHLASGEVLWEFPFTHHGSRERIKEHLQLSLVAREAAMPASQAMAWTLRQAFWESPSRTLRVLFAVVTRETDLWDQETLPELSRFAQCGVFAMFILALGPEGAGRQEGIVPELLAFPAWRYHFLRLGSVQEPEMEYAERMVLGFLRNLLVESRRRPLEHTSARCQMALSPTNPSDMPPPPVTPDRVSKPGAVPQDGMETTTISLSEVRGVVEGGDPCFLGKDSGIKCTSYSLLWYYRVDTGSCNRFWYGGCAGNANRFNSEQDCIRVCIDRSTSAAGLGEEKNLTQAVCLEDRDAGPCHSFALKWFFNKTQPVRCTPFWYGGCEGNGNRFETQELCESICLPLAGQMLLQQSAGESLQADESRPGCASGADV from the exons ATGCTGCCACCCGTGCCCCTGCACCTGCATTGGATTGCCAGGCTTGCGAGgccccctgggtgctccagggcgcAAG GGGAGGAAAGGAGCCAAGGGGCTGGTTGGAGACCACGGGCACTACGGACACAGC GGGGAGCAGGGACTGCGGGGGCTCCAAGGAAGCTGGGGAACCCAGGGATGCCCAGGCCAATGCGGACCCAAG GGACTTCCAGGATACCCTGGAGAGCAG GGAGCTCCTGGGGAAGCTGGATACGATGGCATCCCCGGGGAGAAG GGGGAAGCCGGCCTCTCTGGGAATCCCGGGAAAAGAGGATCCCGCGGGAGGCAG GGGCGGAAAGGCTCCCGGGGTCTCCGTGGCATCGCAGGGCCTCCAGGATCCCCCGGCAACACT GGAAATCCTGGGAGAAGCAGCCCCGAGCGTGGAGCCCCTGGAAGGAAGGGCGAAAGAGGCATCCAG GGGGCCTCTGGTCCACAGGGCAGCCCTGGGCCACCTGGGTCACAGGGGCCAACCGCAGATCCG AGCACGTGCCtgaaggggcagaaaggagccCAG GAGGGGCATCACAGGTGCCCCAGGCACtgctggggagaagggctacCAAGGTGCACAG GGGCTGCGAGGTCTCAGAGGGACAAAGGGCGTCGCGGGTCACCCAGGGTGCCGTGGAGCTCAGGTGCCGGCTCTCGACTCCCCGCACTTTACAG GGGCTTTCTGGAGATGTGGGCTCCCCAGGAAACACCGGCCCCACTGGTTTCCAGGGTGAGAAG GGGCAGGCTGGAGCAAGAGGTGAAAAAGGAGACACAGGGTCTCTGGGGCCCAAGGGGGCACCG GGGGACAGTGGATGTGATAAACGAGGATTTCCAGGGAGGAAGGGCTCAAAG GGGTACCGCGGAGGCCAAGGAGACCCTGGTGCTCAG GGTGAAAGAGGCGACAAAGGTGGCAGGGGGGACAAAGGTTGGAAGGGCCTGCATGGATCCAGG GGGCCACTTGGGCGAAGGGGAGACCAAGGGCTGCATGGAAGCATGGGACCTCCAGGAGAGATG GGTCTGAAAGGTTTACCTGGAGTTCCCCTCTTTACG CCCTGTGAGCTCATTGCCTCCGTCCGAGAGAACTGTG ACCCCGACTCCCTGGCCTGCCCGCTCTTCCCCACCGAGCTGGCCTTGGTGGTAGAGAGGTCCGCCAACGTCACTCCCGCCGAGTTCGGCCGGATGAAAGACGCCCTGGCCTTCCTGCTCCGGGACCTGCGCATCTCCCAGGGCAACTGTCCTGCCGGGGCCCGCGTGGCCCTGCTGTCCTATGCCTCCACCCCCACCTACCTGCTGCGCTTCACCGACATGCAGCAGAAGGGGCCGCTCCTGCGGCTGGTGGGGGACCTGTCCTATGTGCGCTCTACCCAGAGGGGCCGCCTGGTCGCAGCCATGAGGTTCGTGGGCCGCAATACCTTCAAAAGGGTGAGGCCAGCCTTCCTGGGCAGGAAGGTGGCAGTGTTCCTGACCAGCGGCCGGGGCCAGGCCCAGGAGGGCATTGGCAAGGTCGCCCTAGAGTATGTGGCCCTTGGCATCATCCCGGTGGTGGTAACCTTCAGCTCCCTGCCGGGGGTGGAGCAGGCATTCCAG ATGGACGAGACGTTCCGAGTGGTCCAGCTGGCAGCTGCGGACTCGTCCCGGGATGTGGAGGCGCTTCGGGAAGCTGTGTTCCTCTGCACGCTGTGCTTTG ATATGTGCAAGCCCAGGAACTGCACGAAGGAGCCCCTGCTGCAGAACCCGCGGGGGCTGGACCTGGATTTGGCTCTGCTGGTGGATAACTCCCCACTCGCCCTGCCAGTCGGGAGCCTGGGGAAAGTCACCCATCTCTTCAGCAGCATCCTGGACCATTTGAAGATCTCCCCTTACCCTGAGCAGCCTGACAGTGGTACCAGTGTCTCCCTGGTGCTGACGGGGCCATCGAGGGCTCACCTAGCTTCTGGAGAGGTCTTGTGGGAGTTTCCTTTCACCCACCATGGCTCTAGAGAGAGGATCAAAGAGCATCTGCAGCTCTCACTGGTTGCCAGGGAGGCAGCGATGCCGGCCAGCCAAGCCATGGCATGGACCCTGCGCCAAGCATTCTGGGAGAGCCCTTCACGCACGCTACGGGTGCTCTTTGCTGTGGTTACCAGGGAAACTGACCTGTGGGACCAGGAGACGCTGCCAGAGCTGTCCCGCTTTGCCCAGTGTGGGGTGTTTGCCATGTTCATCCTAGCCCTGGGCCCggagggggctggcaggcaggaagggatCGTGCCAGAGTTGCTGGCTTTTCCAGCATGGAGATACCACTTCCTGCGGCTTGGCTCAGTTCAGGAGCCGGAAATGGAGTATGCAGAGAGGATGGTTCTGGGGTTCCTGAGGAACCTGCTGG TGGAAAGCCGACGGCGTCCCCTGGAACACACCAGCGCTCGGTGTCAGATGGCACTCTCCCCCACCAATCCTAGTGATATGCCTCCACCGCCAGTGACCCCGGATAG GGTCTCCAAACCTGGTGCTGTGCCTCAAGACGGGATGGAGACCACCACCATCAGCCTCAGTGAGGTGAGAGGTGTTGTGGAAGGTGGAGATCCGTGCTTCCTGGGCAAAGACTCTGGCATCAAATGCACCAGCTACTCTTTACTGTGGTACTACCGGGTGGACACGGGTTCCTGCAACCGCTTCTGGTATGGTGGCTGTGCTGGCAATGCCAATCGGTTCAACAGCGAGCAGGACTGCATCCGTGTGTGCATTGACAGAA GTACGAGTGCAGCTGGGCTTGGGGAAGAGAAGAACCTGACTCAAG CTGTGTGCCTGGAGGACAGAGACGCAGGCCCCTGCCACTCCTTCGCCTTGAAGTGGTTCTTTAACAAGACCCAGCCTGTGCGCTGCACCCCCTTTTGGTATGGTGGCTGCGAAGGGAACGGGAACAGGTTTGAGACCCAGGAGCTGTGCGAATCCATCTGCCTGCCCTTAGCAGGGCAGATGCTACTGCAGCAATCCGCTGGGGAGTCCCTGCAGGCTGACGAGTCCAGGCCTGGCTGTGCAAGTGGGGCAGATGTGTGA